The proteins below are encoded in one region of Rhinolophus sinicus isolate RSC01 linkage group LG07, ASM3656204v1, whole genome shotgun sequence:
- the ZDHHC16 gene encoding palmitoyltransferase ZDHHC16 isoform X3, with amino-acid sequence MQGQRTLLLGPARLCLRLLLLLGTRRRCPPLLRDLVQRWRYGKVCLRSLLYNSFGGSDTAVDAAFEPIYWLVDNVIRWCGVVFVVLVIVLTSSIVAIAYLCILPLILRTYSVPRLCWHFFYSHWNLILIVFHYYQAITTPPGYPPQGRNDIATVSICKKCIYPKPARTHHCSICNRCVLKMDHHCPWLNNCVGHYNHRYFFSFCFFMTLGCVYCSYGSWDLFREAYAAIETYHQTPPPAFSFGERVTHKSLVYLWFLCSSVALALGALTVWHAVLISRGETSIERHINKKERRRLQAKGRVFRNHYNYGCLDNWKLFLGVDTGRHWLTRVLLPSSHLPHGNGMNWDPPPWVTAHSASVMAV; translated from the exons ATGCAGGGCCAGCGGACCCTGCTGCTGGGCCCCGCCCGCCTCTGCCTGCGCCTGCTTCTGCTACTGGGCACCCGGCGCCGCTGTCCCCCTCTGCTCCGGGACCTGGTGCAGCGCTGGCGCTATGGCAAGGTCTGCCTGCGCTCCCTGCTCTACAACTCCTTCGGGGGCAGCGACACCGCTGTCGATGCTGCCTTTGAGCCCATCTACTGGCTAGTGGACAACGTGATCCGCTGGTGTGGAGTG GTGTTCGTGGTGCTGGTGATCGTGCTGACCAGCTCCATTGTGGCCATCGCCTACCTGTGTATCCTGCCCCTCATCCTCCGCACCTACTCCGTGCCACGGCTCTGCTGGCATTTCTTCTATAGTCACTGGAATCTGATCCTCATCGTCTTCCATTACTACCAGGCCATCACCACTCCACCTGGATATCCACCCCAG GGCAGGAACGATATCGCCACCGTCTCCATCTGTAAGAAGTGCATTTACCCCAAGCCAGCCCGAACGCATCACTGCAGCATCTGCAATAG GTGTGTGCTGAAGATGGATCATCACTGCC CCTGGCTAAACAACTGTGTGGGCCACTATAACCATCGGtacttcttctccttctgctttttCATGACTCTGGGCTGTGTCTACTGCAGCTATGGAAGTTGGGACCTCTTCCGGGAGGCTTATGCTGCCATCGAG ACTTACCACCAGACCCCACCACCCGCCTTCTCCTTTGGAGAAAGAGTAACTCACAAGAGTCTTGTCTACCTCTGGTTCCTGTGCAG TTCCGTGGCACTTGCCCTGGGTGCCCTAACTGTATGGCATGCAGTTCTCATCAGTCGAGGTGAGACTAGTATCGAAAGGCACATCAATAAGAAGGAGAGACGTCGGCTGCAGGCCAAGGGCAGA GTTTTTAGAAATCATTACAACTACGGCTGCTTGGACAACTGGAAGTTATTCCTGGGTGTGGACACAGGAAG GCACTGGCTTACTCGGGTGCTGTTACCTTCTAGTCACCTGCCCCATGGGAATGGAATGAACTGGGACCCCCCTCCCTGGGTGACTGCTCACTCAGCCTCTGTGATGGCAGTGTGA
- the ZDHHC16 gene encoding palmitoyltransferase ZDHHC16 isoform X1 — protein sequence MQGQRTLLLGPARLCLRLLLLLGTRRRCPPLLRDLVQRWRYGKVCLRSLLYNSFGGSDTAVDAAFEPIYWLVDNVIRWCGVVFVVLVIVLTSSIVAIAYLCILPLILRTYSVPRLCWHFFYSHWNLILIVFHYYQAITTPPGYPPQGRNDIATVSICKKCIYPKPARTHHCSICNRCVLKMDHHCPWLNNCVGHYNHRYFFSFCFFMTLGCVYCSYGSWDLFREAYAAIEKMKQLDKNKLQAVANQVGRPHPTASCCSGQGTYHQTPPPAFSFGERVTHKSLVYLWFLCSSVALALGALTVWHAVLISRGETSIERHINKKERRRLQAKGRVFRNHYNYGCLDNWKLFLGVDTGRHWLTRVLLPSSHLPHGNGMNWDPPPWVTAHSASVMAV from the exons ATGCAGGGCCAGCGGACCCTGCTGCTGGGCCCCGCCCGCCTCTGCCTGCGCCTGCTTCTGCTACTGGGCACCCGGCGCCGCTGTCCCCCTCTGCTCCGGGACCTGGTGCAGCGCTGGCGCTATGGCAAGGTCTGCCTGCGCTCCCTGCTCTACAACTCCTTCGGGGGCAGCGACACCGCTGTCGATGCTGCCTTTGAGCCCATCTACTGGCTAGTGGACAACGTGATCCGCTGGTGTGGAGTG GTGTTCGTGGTGCTGGTGATCGTGCTGACCAGCTCCATTGTGGCCATCGCCTACCTGTGTATCCTGCCCCTCATCCTCCGCACCTACTCCGTGCCACGGCTCTGCTGGCATTTCTTCTATAGTCACTGGAATCTGATCCTCATCGTCTTCCATTACTACCAGGCCATCACCACTCCACCTGGATATCCACCCCAG GGCAGGAACGATATCGCCACCGTCTCCATCTGTAAGAAGTGCATTTACCCCAAGCCAGCCCGAACGCATCACTGCAGCATCTGCAATAG GTGTGTGCTGAAGATGGATCATCACTGCC CCTGGCTAAACAACTGTGTGGGCCACTATAACCATCGGtacttcttctccttctgctttttCATGACTCTGGGCTGTGTCTACTGCAGCTATGGAAGTTGGGACCTCTTCCGGGAGGCTTATGCTGCCATCGAG AAAATGAAACAGCTCGACAAGAACAAACTACAGGCGGTTGCCAACCAGGTGGGCCgtccccaccccactgcctccTGCTGCTCAGGCCAGGGG ACTTACCACCAGACCCCACCACCCGCCTTCTCCTTTGGAGAAAGAGTAACTCACAAGAGTCTTGTCTACCTCTGGTTCCTGTGCAG TTCCGTGGCACTTGCCCTGGGTGCCCTAACTGTATGGCATGCAGTTCTCATCAGTCGAGGTGAGACTAGTATCGAAAGGCACATCAATAAGAAGGAGAGACGTCGGCTGCAGGCCAAGGGCAGA GTTTTTAGAAATCATTACAACTACGGCTGCTTGGACAACTGGAAGTTATTCCTGGGTGTGGACACAGGAAG GCACTGGCTTACTCGGGTGCTGTTACCTTCTAGTCACCTGCCCCATGGGAATGGAATGAACTGGGACCCCCCTCCCTGGGTGACTGCTCACTCAGCCTCTGTGATGGCAGTGTGA
- the ZDHHC16 gene encoding palmitoyltransferase ZDHHC16 isoform X2 — translation MQGQRTLLLGPARLCLRLLLLLGTRRRCPPLLRDLVQRWRYGKVCLRSLLYNSFGGSDTAVDAAFEPIYWLVDNVIRWCGVVFVVLVIVLTSSIVAIAYLCILPLILRTYSVPRLCWHFFYSHWNLILIVFHYYQAITTPPGYPPQGRNDIATVSICKKCIYPKPARTHHCSICNRCVLKMDHHCPWLNNCVGHYNHRYFFSFCFFMTLGCVYCSYGSWDLFREAYAAIEKMKQLDKNKLQAVANQTYHQTPPPAFSFGERVTHKSLVYLWFLCSSVALALGALTVWHAVLISRGETSIERHINKKERRRLQAKGRVFRNHYNYGCLDNWKLFLGVDTGRHWLTRVLLPSSHLPHGNGMNWDPPPWVTAHSASVMAV, via the exons ATGCAGGGCCAGCGGACCCTGCTGCTGGGCCCCGCCCGCCTCTGCCTGCGCCTGCTTCTGCTACTGGGCACCCGGCGCCGCTGTCCCCCTCTGCTCCGGGACCTGGTGCAGCGCTGGCGCTATGGCAAGGTCTGCCTGCGCTCCCTGCTCTACAACTCCTTCGGGGGCAGCGACACCGCTGTCGATGCTGCCTTTGAGCCCATCTACTGGCTAGTGGACAACGTGATCCGCTGGTGTGGAGTG GTGTTCGTGGTGCTGGTGATCGTGCTGACCAGCTCCATTGTGGCCATCGCCTACCTGTGTATCCTGCCCCTCATCCTCCGCACCTACTCCGTGCCACGGCTCTGCTGGCATTTCTTCTATAGTCACTGGAATCTGATCCTCATCGTCTTCCATTACTACCAGGCCATCACCACTCCACCTGGATATCCACCCCAG GGCAGGAACGATATCGCCACCGTCTCCATCTGTAAGAAGTGCATTTACCCCAAGCCAGCCCGAACGCATCACTGCAGCATCTGCAATAG GTGTGTGCTGAAGATGGATCATCACTGCC CCTGGCTAAACAACTGTGTGGGCCACTATAACCATCGGtacttcttctccttctgctttttCATGACTCTGGGCTGTGTCTACTGCAGCTATGGAAGTTGGGACCTCTTCCGGGAGGCTTATGCTGCCATCGAG AAAATGAAACAGCTCGACAAGAACAAACTACAGGCGGTTGCCAACCAG ACTTACCACCAGACCCCACCACCCGCCTTCTCCTTTGGAGAAAGAGTAACTCACAAGAGTCTTGTCTACCTCTGGTTCCTGTGCAG TTCCGTGGCACTTGCCCTGGGTGCCCTAACTGTATGGCATGCAGTTCTCATCAGTCGAGGTGAGACTAGTATCGAAAGGCACATCAATAAGAAGGAGAGACGTCGGCTGCAGGCCAAGGGCAGA GTTTTTAGAAATCATTACAACTACGGCTGCTTGGACAACTGGAAGTTATTCCTGGGTGTGGACACAGGAAG GCACTGGCTTACTCGGGTGCTGTTACCTTCTAGTCACCTGCCCCATGGGAATGGAATGAACTGGGACCCCCCTCCCTGGGTGACTGCTCACTCAGCCTCTGTGATGGCAGTGTGA